The DNA window GGATAATCGGTGTTAGCATGAGGAACGGCGTTTCAAAGGTGGTCTCCCTCAGCCTCGAAAAGGCAAGGAAGATACTGGAGGAGATAAGAAAGAAGGATGAGGCCGAACACAGGGAGATGTTCGGCCGGCTGGAGGCGTGATGTATGGAATCCAGATTCGAGCCTGAGGTAACGCCCGTCGACATCCTCCTCCAGCTCGTTCAGATGGGAAAAGTTGATCCATGGAACATCGACATAGTTGACCTAACTGAAAAGTACATAGAGCGCCTTAGGGAGATGAAGGAGCTTGACCTGCGCATCTCAGCGAGGGCAATTCTGGCAGCTTCCATTCTTGTCAGGATGAAAAGCGAGGCCCTTCTCTACTCCGACGAGGAGCAGGAAAACGGGGAAGAAGAAAAGGAGCGCATCCGGGTAGATGTTGAGCCGCTTGCACCGCCCTTGAGAAGGGCAGAGCGCTACTACACCTTCGAAGACCTCATCGAGGCTCTCATGGACGCCCTTGAAGAAGCTGAGAGGAGGAAGCCGAGGAAGAGGAAGCGCGAGGAAGTCGAGGAGGAAATCTTTGTCGTTGATGACTTCCGTGTTGACATTGAGAAGCACGTGAACAGGCTGTATGAGATAGTCAGAAAACTCTACAGCGAGACCAGAGAGCCGATACGCTTCTGGGACCTCGTCTTTGATCCGCAGCCGAAGATAATAGCCAGGACTTTCCTCTACCTGCTTTTCCTGTCCAACATGGGAAAGGTAGACCTCCTCCAGGAGGAGCCTTTTGGAGAAATCCTGGTCGTCCCGCTGGAGGAAAACTCCTAACTCCTCTCCTCCCTTTTTGCGGGACGGAGGGTAATAACTAGGAAGGGAGGCTCGCTCCCTACGTAGAGGCTCTTCTTTTCTCTGTTCATGTAGAAGCAGTACTCACCCTCAGGAACTATCTCAATGAACTTTTCGGGCCTTGTAACCTTCGCAATCCTTCCGTCGAAATAAACGCACTCATAAGCGTCCATCATACCCTTAACGCGCTCAAGAATCTCGCTTTTTTGAAGCTTTTCACAGTCCAGGCGGACACACACGAGTGCTTTTCTCCCGTCTGTGAAGATTGATATTTCTTCATTGACATCGATCCTTCTTGAGCGGTCTAGAAACGCCCACAGCTCCGAGTATATCCTTTCGAGCCTTTTTCTCTTTGCGAGCCTCTTTGCGAGCCTCTCCCTTGCGTGCCTGGTGAGCAACATGGTGGGGCGTATTTTTTAGACCAAATTAAAAGTTGTTGGTTATGCAGTTACATAGGTAGATACATATGCAGGTTATAACTTCATCAAAAAGTATTTAAGGACCCTAACCAAGAGGGGACTGAGGCCGAAATGTTGAGGACAAAGGGAAAGATTTATGGAGTAGCTTTTTTAGTGTTCTCACTCCTCGACGCGCTTACCACCTGGGTTGGAGTTCAAAGGGGCTTTTCCGAGGCAAATCCAATAGTTGCGAGCAGGCTTTCCGACCCAGCACTGTTCTTCGGGAGCTTTGCGCTGTTCACGGTCATTGGGCTTCTGGTGATATTCGCGTCAAGCTACATGAGCCGTTTTTCCAGAGTATTTGGATACTTCCCGCCACTGTTTATCCTGATGAGGGCACTGCCTGTCTTCAACAACGCATACCTTCTCGCAGGAAGGAACTCTGCGTTCCTATCGCTTCCAGCAGGCTTTCTAATCCTGCCGCTCACCAAGAACTCAGGAAAGCTTTTATCCTCTCCCACTAAGAGTTGAGTATGCAGTACCTCAGAAGAGACCTCATAGAGCCCCGCGTTTACCAGGAGGTCATCTATGCTAAGTGCAAAGAGGCCAACTGCCTCGTTGTCCTTCCAACAGGATTAGGAAAGACGCTCATAGCGATGCTCATAGCAGACTACCGCCTCTCAAAGTACGGCGGAAAGGTTCTCATGCTCGCTCCCACGAAACCGCTCGCGGTTCAGCACGCCGAGAGCTTCAAAAAACTCTTCAACCTCCTGCCCGAGAAGATAAACGTCCTGACTGGCGAACTGTCCCCAAAGCAGAGGGCTGAAGTCTGGAAGAACAGCGTCGTAATAACTGCAACGCCCCAAACTATCGAGAACGACATCCTAACGGGAAGGATATCCCTTGAGGACGTGGTTCTCCTCGTCTTTGACGAGGCCCACCGAGCAGTCGGGAACTACTCTTACGTCTTCATAGCCAAGGAGTACCTGAAGACAGCAAAACACCCGCTCTTTCTGGGCCTTACTGCCTCTCCTGGGAGCGACGAGGAGAAAATAAGGGAGATAGTCAAGAACCTCGGGATAGAGAGGATAGAAGTCCGGACTGAAAGCTCTCCCGATGTTAAGCCCTACGTCCAGAGGATAGCCTTCGAGTGGGTCAAGGTGGATCTTCCCCTCATCTACAAGGAAGTCCGCTCCATCCTCCGCGAGATGCTGAAGGAGAGCCTTAAACCCCTCGCCCAGTTCAAGCTGGTCTCGACGTATTCTCCCGACATCTCGAAAAAGGAGGTGCTCCAAGCCGGCTCGAAGATCAACCAGGAAGTGGCGAGGGGCAACTACGAGCTCGGAAGGCTGAGGATGCACCAGGCAAAGGCCGTTAAGCTCCTTCACGCCCTTGAACTCCTGGAGACCCAGGGCCTCACAGCCCTTAGGGCCTATCTGAAGAAGCTTAGGGAGGACAAGAGGACAAAGTCGAGCAGGGAACTCATGGAAGATCCGCGCATGAGGAAGGTCATCTATTTGCTCGTCCAGGCGAAGGAAGCCGGCATAGACCACCCGAAGATGGAGAGGCTGAAGGAGCTCGTTAAGGAGCAGCTCATGAGAAAGCCGAACTCCAAGATAATTGTCTTCACGAACTACCGCGACACCGGGAAGAAAATCGTCGAGGAACTGCGTTCGATGGGAATATCAGCCGAGAGGTTCATCGGGCAGGCAAGCAGGAAGGACGACAGGGGGATGAGCCAGAGGGAGCAGAAGGAAGTCCTTGATAGGTTCTCAAGGGGTGAGTTCAACGTCCTCGTGGCTACGAGCGTTGGGGAGGAAGGACTCGACGTCCCCGAGGTTGACCTCGTGGTGTTCTACGAGCCGGTTCCCTCGGCCATAAGGAGCATCCAGAGGCGCGGGAGAACGGGCAGGCACAGACCTGGAAGGGTCATCATCCTGATGGCCAAAGGAACGAGGGACGAGGCCTACTACTGGGCTTCCCGGAGAAAGGAGAAGGGGATGTTCGATGCGATAAGGAAGATAGCGAGGGAGATGGAGAAGTCCGCAAAGGCCCGCCCCGAGGTGAAGGAGAGTGAGGTCGTTAGAGTTGGTGAGAGTAAACCCAAGGGGAGTGCTGGCATGCCAAAGGGCAAGATAACCCCGCTGGACGCTTTCCTGAAGCCTAAAAAGGCCGAGAAGACCGAGGTTAGGGAGAGCAAAGCGGTTGAAAAGGTTGCTCCCCCGGTCTCAGAAGAAAAATCGGCTGAGAAGTCGAAGGAAGCCGCTGAAGAGCTCCCAATAAAGCCCATCTTTGTGAGAAAGCCGAAGGGGATAGTGGTATACGTTGATTCCCGCGAGCTTAGGAGCGACGTTCCTAAGCACCTGAAGGAACTCGGTGCTGAAGTTGAGGTAAGAACACTCGACGTTGCAGACTACGTTGTGAGCGAAGAGGTAGGCATAGAGAGGAAGAGCGCCAACGACTTCATCCAGTCGATAATCGACGGGAGGCTCTTCGACCAGGTGGACAGGCTGAAGAGGGCCTACGAGAAGCCGGTCATAATCCTCGAGGGCAACCTCTACGGCATAAGGAACGTCCATCCCAACGCAATAAGGGGCGCGATAGCGGCGGTGACGCTTGACTGGGGAGTTCCGATACTGTTCTCATCAGGCCCAGAAGAGACCGCCCAGTTTATCTACCTCCTGGCGAAGCGCGAGCAGGAGGAGAGGAAGAAAGAGGTAAGGCTGAGGAGCGAAAAGAAGGCTCTGACTTTAGCAGAGAGGCAGAGGCTCATAGTCGAGGGCCTTCCGAACGTCTCGGCTACCCTTGCAAAGAGGCTCTTGAGGCACTTCGGCAACGTTGAGAGGGTCTTCACGGCAACTGAGGAGGAGCTGAAGGAAGTTGAGGGGATAGGTCCGAAGAAAGCGAGGGAGATAAGAAAGGTCGTGACGGCCCCTTACATCGAGGACGAGAATAAAGCTTAAGTCCGAGAAGTGAAAGAGGAAAATGCCCCCGGGAAACCGAGGGGGATGAGCGCCTCGGCGAGCCGTGATTCCCCTTCGCTCCCCGGGGGCACATTCCCTCGATTCTTGTAGAAGGTAAGATATAACCTAGAGGAATATCTCCGCTGTTTTCACATAATCCATACTCATGAAAAAGGTTTTATATGTCTTTGTTCATAAAATAAAGTGGTGATACCTATGCAAATCGTCGAAATAGACATGAAGCTCCCCTACAAAGAGAGGGGAGCAATATTGTCGAAGATCGTTTCCAAGCTCGGTGGTAGGATAAGGGACATACACTTCCACCCGCCCGACCCCACCGGTATTGGGGAAGTCAGGATGGAGATAGAGGTAGAAAACGGGAGGAGCGTAATCTCGGAGCTCAAGAGGCTCCTGAAGGGCGGCAGGTTCTCCTTCATGATACTCAGCGAGGCTTGACTTTTGTCCTTCTTGTTTCCTTCTGCGACTTTGAGTCTAAGGGTTCCAAGTTCTCGCTAGCAGAATTAACGATACCAGTGAGAGCAACGCTAGAACTCCAACTCCACATATGCTCTCATTCTTGGACATTGATGAACTACTGCTTTCAGTCTTCCCACTTGTGGAACTGGGGTAATTAGTGTAATTCGTCTCCCTGGGAGTGGAAGTTGTAGAAGATTCCACAGTCCAGTTCCCATGAACCGCCGGACAGGAACAGCAGTAAACATCCCGGTATTTGACGGGAGCGGGAGTAACTGTTACCCCCTCCTCGGACACGTGAATCAGCGGGAGTTCTTTAAGGGTGTTGTTCTCGTAGAGGTATATTAAAACGTTCATCGGTCTAGGAGGGTATTTTTTGGTAAGGTACGGGGGACTAAATATGAATCTATAATCTCCGCTGTGAAACGTATAGTTATCCTCCACCCACATGCTTCCGTTGAAATAGGCTATTCCCCTGCCGGGAGGCACGATCAAAAGTCCATCTCCCATGGTTATCGCACAGGAGTCGTTAACAGGCTGAAGCCTTGACTTCAACCCTTCCTTCAGGGGAATTCTGTACTTTGATGAAACGACGATCCAGTCATCCTTAATTTTCAGGGGCAGACACTTCCTGTTCCTGAGAGTGAAGAAATCAAACGGTAGCAAGTTATGCAACCAGGCATCGTAAGGGTTGAACTTGTCCTCAAGGCTCAAATTCTTCTCGTTCCCAACGGCCACCAATTTAATGGATTCATCCACCCTGTACAAGCTTCTGTTTCCTATAGGATACTCGTAAATCAGAACGTAAGGCATTGAAATGTTAAGGTCCCCATGCTGAGGCACTTCTCCAATCTTCTGGATTGCACCGTTGCAGTAGCGGATTACCGTTAAATGATCAGCGCAGGGAGGATGCTTCATTGGAAAACTCGTGTTGGCAGAGGCTGGAAGAAAAAGATACAGCCAGCCCTTATAAAAAGCCAGGGGCGGTAGCTCAAACCCCGAAAAAGCCATGTAATCAACGTAGTAGGCACCGCTCTCATTGACATAGAAGACGAAATATGTCCAAAGGTCAATGGGCATGAGCTCTGGTACATGTGGACGAGATACTGGAAAAAGGCCGGCTTCTTCGTAATAATCGTATTCCACCCCCACGAGGGCCCCTTTGGAGTCAGCGTAGATCACGAAGGGCTGGAGCGAGATCCCCAGGGATAGTTGGAGTACTCCTGGGCGGATACATTCTGGAGGGACAAGACAAGAAGAAGGAAAATTGAAAGCGCTTCAGCTGGCTTTAGCTTAGACATAATCGCACACCCCTTTCAGGTATTCCAGGGCTTCCACCCTTACATCATAATAATAGGCCCTTCTTGGAGGCTTTCCGAGGACTTGGACGTAGTCGCAGGCCCTCTGGCGGTACACGGGGTTGGTGAGGACCGCCCCATCGCATTCAAACATGTAATATATGTTGTCAACGCCTCTGTAGTTGCGGAGGTTCTTTTTGGCATTATCAACGTATTCCTTCCACTGTTTTAGTGTGTCACTGTTGGCTGGGAGAAGCTTTCCCTGGTAGTAATTGGGTTGCAGAAACACCCAATCGAAGTAGTATGCGGCGTGGTGGTTGTATGATTTTCCGGAATTAAAGACTCTAAGACTCTTAATATCATCCTCAGAGGTTGTGTGC is part of the Thermococcus stetteri genome and encodes:
- a CDS encoding segregation and condensation protein A; translation: MESRFEPEVTPVDILLQLVQMGKVDPWNIDIVDLTEKYIERLREMKELDLRISARAILAASILVRMKSEALLYSDEEQENGEEEKERIRVDVEPLAPPLRRAERYYTFEDLIEALMDALEEAERRKPRKRKREEVEEEIFVVDDFRVDIEKHVNRLYEIVRKLYSETREPIRFWDLVFDPQPKIIARTFLYLLFLSNMGKVDLLQEEPFGEILVVPLEENS
- a CDS encoding DEAD/DEAH box helicase, with product MQYLRRDLIEPRVYQEVIYAKCKEANCLVVLPTGLGKTLIAMLIADYRLSKYGGKVLMLAPTKPLAVQHAESFKKLFNLLPEKINVLTGELSPKQRAEVWKNSVVITATPQTIENDILTGRISLEDVVLLVFDEAHRAVGNYSYVFIAKEYLKTAKHPLFLGLTASPGSDEEKIREIVKNLGIERIEVRTESSPDVKPYVQRIAFEWVKVDLPLIYKEVRSILREMLKESLKPLAQFKLVSTYSPDISKKEVLQAGSKINQEVARGNYELGRLRMHQAKAVKLLHALELLETQGLTALRAYLKKLREDKRTKSSRELMEDPRMRKVIYLLVQAKEAGIDHPKMERLKELVKEQLMRKPNSKIIVFTNYRDTGKKIVEELRSMGISAERFIGQASRKDDRGMSQREQKEVLDRFSRGEFNVLVATSVGEEGLDVPEVDLVVFYEPVPSAIRSIQRRGRTGRHRPGRVIILMAKGTRDEAYYWASRRKEKGMFDAIRKIAREMEKSAKARPEVKESEVVRVGESKPKGSAGMPKGKITPLDAFLKPKKAEKTEVRESKAVEKVAPPVSEEKSAEKSKEAAEELPIKPIFVRKPKGIVVYVDSRELRSDVPKHLKELGAEVEVRTLDVADYVVSEEVGIERKSANDFIQSIIDGRLFDQVDRLKRAYEKPVIILEGNLYGIRNVHPNAIRGAIAAVTLDWGVPILFSSGPEETAQFIYLLAKREQEERKKEVRLRSEKKALTLAERQRLIVEGLPNVSATLAKRLLRHFGNVERVFTATEEELKEVEGIGPKKAREIRKVVTAPYIEDENKA
- a CDS encoding DUF5658 family protein, which translates into the protein MLRTKGKIYGVAFLVFSLLDALTTWVGVQRGFSEANPIVASRLSDPALFFGSFALFTVIGLLVIFASSYMSRFSRVFGYFPPLFILMRALPVFNNAYLLAGRNSAFLSLPAGFLILPLTKNSGKLLSSPTKS